One window of Nocardia nova SH22a genomic DNA carries:
- a CDS encoding WS/DGAT/MGAT family O-acyltransferase has translation MERLTGLDASFLYLETDTQLLHVCALLILDPAADGTEYEFTALKDELRRRLPLVPAMRRRVHRVPFDLDHPVWVADTTFDLDHHVHRLGLPAPGGPKELAELVGDIAGQPMDRSRPLWEMWAIEGLAEGRVAVVSKYHHAAVDGVTGANMMAYLCDAEPGVRYPEPDETDSGTDDPHDLVLAAEGLMRMPAKLGMVGMVPQTVGKLGSLVRRRRSDKRGMALPFTAPRTPFNRTVSPHRSVAFTTAELSDIKDIRAAFGVKINDVVLTIVAGALRQYLADHDELPDTSLIASIPVSTHETSRHDRGVNKVSTLFTQLYTDIDDPVLRLEQIAEANRCAKEEHEVLGADFLQDWARYAPPNTFRLAMRAYSSLKLAERHPVVHNLVISNVPGPQQPLYFLGHRIDALFPFGPVFHGAGLNVTVLSANGDLDIGFIACRELVPDLDRMADAVHDTIAALLKAAHAANREPAHH, from the coding sequence ATGGAGCGATTGACCGGGCTGGATGCCAGCTTCTTGTACCTGGAAACCGACACCCAGTTGTTGCACGTGTGCGCACTGCTGATTCTCGACCCTGCCGCCGACGGCACCGAGTACGAATTCACCGCCCTGAAGGACGAGCTGAGACGCCGCCTGCCCCTGGTGCCCGCGATGCGCCGCCGCGTACACCGCGTGCCGTTCGATCTCGACCACCCGGTCTGGGTCGCCGACACCACCTTCGACCTCGACCATCACGTACACCGCCTCGGCCTGCCCGCCCCCGGCGGGCCGAAGGAACTGGCCGAACTCGTGGGCGATATCGCGGGCCAGCCGATGGACCGTTCGCGGCCGCTGTGGGAGATGTGGGCGATCGAGGGACTGGCCGAGGGCAGGGTGGCCGTGGTCTCGAAATACCATCACGCCGCGGTCGACGGCGTCACCGGCGCCAACATGATGGCGTACCTGTGCGACGCCGAACCGGGTGTGCGCTATCCCGAGCCGGACGAAACCGATTCCGGCACAGACGATCCCCATGATCTCGTCCTGGCCGCGGAAGGTCTGATGCGAATGCCCGCGAAACTGGGCATGGTCGGGATGGTGCCGCAGACGGTCGGCAAACTCGGCAGTCTGGTGCGCCGCCGCCGATCCGACAAACGCGGTATGGCGCTGCCGTTCACCGCGCCGCGCACACCGTTCAACCGGACGGTCTCACCGCATCGCAGTGTCGCCTTCACCACCGCCGAACTGTCCGATATCAAGGACATCCGAGCGGCGTTCGGCGTCAAGATCAACGATGTCGTACTCACCATCGTGGCCGGGGCGCTGCGGCAGTACCTGGCCGATCACGACGAGTTGCCGGACACCTCGCTGATCGCCTCCATTCCGGTGTCCACCCACGAGACCAGCCGCCACGACCGCGGGGTCAACAAGGTGTCGACGCTGTTCACCCAGCTCTACACCGATATCGACGATCCGGTGCTGCGGCTCGAGCAGATCGCGGAGGCCAACCGCTGCGCCAAGGAGGAACACGAGGTCCTGGGGGCGGACTTCCTGCAGGACTGGGCCCGTTACGCCCCGCCGAACACCTTCCGGCTGGCGATGCGCGCCTATTCGTCGCTCAAACTCGCCGAACGCCATCCCGTGGTGCACAACCTGGTGATCTCCAATGTGCCCGGCCCGCAGCAGCCGCTGTACTTCCTGGGCCATCGCATCGACGCCCTGTTCCCGTTCGGCCCGGTGTTCCACGGCGCGGGGCTCAATGTCACCGTGCTGTCTGCCAACGGCGACCTCGACATCGGTTTCATCGCCTGCCGGGAACTGGTCCCCGACCTCGACCGGATGGCCGACGCGGTGCACGACACCATCGCCGCGCTGCTCAAGGCCGCCCACGCCGCGAACCGTGAACCGGCGCACCACTGA
- a CDS encoding polysaccharide deacetylase family protein encodes MKSRVLRTAAIVITIAAVLSIGTYVLMNSRTHQLAGRLVHRVDTARKVVALTIDDGPTGRTPEILETLAAQHVPATFYLVGRDLAAHREYGARIAAAGHEIGNHSYTHRRLVFVTPGTVAAEVERTDTEIARTGYRGPVTFRPPYGKKLVALPRYLSHHDRTTVMWDVESDSTGGADTGTIASKTVNGVRPGSIILLHAMYQPAALAAIPRIVTELRSRGYDFVTVSQLITGSNPAGM; translated from the coding sequence GTGAAATCGAGGGTTCTGCGCACGGCCGCGATCGTGATCACGATCGCGGCCGTGTTGTCGATCGGCACCTATGTCCTGATGAATTCGCGCACCCACCAGCTCGCCGGACGGCTGGTCCACCGCGTCGACACCGCGCGCAAGGTGGTGGCGCTGACCATCGACGACGGTCCGACCGGCCGGACCCCGGAGATTCTGGAAACCCTTGCCGCCCAGCATGTTCCGGCGACGTTCTATCTTGTCGGCCGGGATCTGGCGGCCCATCGCGAGTACGGTGCGCGGATCGCCGCCGCCGGGCACGAGATCGGCAACCACAGCTACACCCACCGGCGGCTGGTGTTCGTCACCCCCGGCACGGTGGCCGCCGAGGTCGAGCGCACCGACACCGAGATCGCGCGCACCGGCTATCGCGGCCCGGTGACCTTCCGCCCGCCCTACGGTAAGAAGCTCGTCGCCCTGCCCCGGTATCTCTCGCATCACGATCGCACGACCGTGATGTGGGACGTCGAATCCGACTCCACCGGCGGCGCGGACACCGGCACGATCGCGTCGAAGACGGTGAACGGTGTCCGGCCGGGATCGATCATCCTGTTACATGCCATGTACCAGCCCGCGGCGTTGGCCGCGATACCGCGTATCGTCACGGAACTCCGTTCCCGCGGTTACGATTTCGTGACCGTCTCGCAACTGATCACGGGCTCGAATCCCGCCGGAATGTGA
- a CDS encoding SDR family oxidoreductase gives MVAYIVTGGTGFLGRRVVEGLLADDPDAVVHVLVREASTAKLAELAARWNATDRVFPLIGDLTAPGLGLTDEPPAAEHVVHLGAVYDLTADEESAYAANVEGTRAVIALATELGAMLHHVSSVAVAGDHRGKFFEDDFDLGQNLESPYHRTKFAAEKLVRETPGLRWRVYRPAIVVGDSRTGEMDKIDGPYYFFAAIARLAALPGGLPIPLPDLGATNIVPVDYVAAAMVELIGRPGLNRRTFHLVNPRPQPFTEIYSALSRAAGAPSGVGPVPGSHAALQTLTKLPGVAATRDFLLTQLGIPAQVAPHVSFASEFVSDSTRALLRRTDLEVPDFGGYAPALWEYWRTRLDPDRARRHDRGDRLRDRIVLITGASSGIGLATAHAVASRGATVLMVARGLDELEAAAAAVRAESGAAHAYSCDITDEKAVELLVKQVLADHRHVDYVVNNAGRSIRRSVLNSTDRMHDFERTMAVNYFGAVRLILALLPAMRERRFGHVVNISSIAVQTKLPRFAAYVASKSALDTFSEIAAVENADAGITFTSVRMPLVRTPMIAPTEMYRSLPVHSPEQAAEIVVRALEERPARIDTPIGTFAQVVDTVMPSVKKAILHRGYRMFGESAAARRGSGDRAVVTEAASDDSGRRGPLLALAPVVQPLMGMPSPAARIVNRVPGLNW, from the coding sequence ATGGTCGCCTACATCGTGACCGGCGGAACCGGATTTCTGGGTCGTCGCGTGGTCGAGGGCCTGCTCGCGGACGATCCCGACGCGGTGGTGCACGTCCTGGTCCGGGAGGCCTCGACGGCCAAACTCGCCGAACTGGCCGCCCGCTGGAATGCCACCGATCGGGTCTTTCCCCTGATCGGAGACCTGACCGCACCGGGCCTGGGACTCACCGACGAGCCACCGGCCGCCGAGCATGTGGTGCATCTGGGCGCGGTCTACGACCTCACCGCCGACGAGGAGTCCGCCTACGCCGCCAACGTCGAGGGCACCCGCGCGGTGATCGCCCTGGCCACCGAACTGGGCGCCATGCTGCACCACGTGTCGTCGGTGGCCGTCGCCGGTGACCATCGCGGCAAGTTCTTCGAGGACGATTTCGACCTCGGCCAGAATCTCGAGTCTCCTTATCACCGAACGAAATTCGCGGCCGAGAAACTCGTCCGGGAGACGCCGGGACTGCGCTGGCGGGTCTACCGCCCGGCGATCGTCGTGGGCGATTCGCGCACCGGTGAGATGGACAAGATCGACGGCCCGTACTACTTCTTCGCCGCGATCGCCCGGCTCGCCGCGCTGCCCGGCGGATTGCCGATCCCGCTGCCGGATCTGGGCGCGACCAATATCGTTCCGGTCGACTATGTGGCCGCCGCGATGGTCGAGCTGATCGGACGGCCCGGCCTGAACCGGCGCACCTTCCATCTCGTCAATCCCCGGCCGCAGCCGTTCACCGAGATCTACTCCGCGCTGTCGCGGGCGGCCGGTGCGCCGAGCGGAGTGGGCCCGGTGCCCGGCAGCCATGCCGCGCTGCAGACGCTGACCAAACTCCCCGGCGTGGCCGCGACCCGCGATTTCCTGTTGACGCAGTTGGGTATTCCGGCCCAGGTGGCGCCGCATGTGTCGTTCGCCTCCGAATTCGTCTCCGACTCCACCCGCGCCCTGCTGCGGCGCACCGACCTCGAGGTTCCGGACTTCGGCGGCTACGCCCCGGCGCTGTGGGAATACTGGCGGACCCGGCTGGATCCGGATCGGGCGCGCCGCCACGACCGCGGCGACCGGCTGCGCGATCGGATCGTGCTCATCACCGGAGCCTCGTCCGGCATCGGCCTGGCGACCGCGCACGCGGTGGCCAGCCGGGGCGCGACCGTGCTGATGGTGGCGCGCGGTCTCGACGAACTCGAGGCTGCTGCCGCCGCCGTGCGCGCGGAAAGTGGAGCGGCACACGCCTATTCGTGCGACATCACCGACGAGAAGGCGGTCGAGCTGCTGGTCAAGCAGGTGCTCGCCGACCATCGGCACGTCGACTACGTGGTCAACAATGCCGGGCGTTCGATCCGGCGGTCGGTGCTCAACTCCACCGACCGCATGCACGATTTCGAACGGACCATGGCGGTCAACTACTTCGGTGCGGTGCGGCTGATCCTGGCCTTGCTCCCGGCCATGCGCGAGCGGCGATTCGGCCATGTGGTGAACATCTCCTCGATCGCGGTGCAGACCAAGCTGCCCCGGTTCGCGGCCTATGTCGCCAGTAAATCGGCGCTGGACACGTTCAGCGAGATCGCGGCGGTCGAGAACGCCGACGCCGGGATCACCTTCACCTCGGTGCGGATGCCGCTGGTGCGCACGCCGATGATCGCGCCGACGGAGATGTACCGGTCGCTGCCGGTGCACAGCCCGGAACAGGCGGCGGAGATCGTCGTGCGCGCGCTCGAGGAGCGGCCCGCACGCATCGATACGCCGATCGGCACCTTCGCCCAGGTCGTCGACACGGTGATGCCGTCGGTGAAGAAGGCGATCCTGCACCGGGGGTACCGGATGTTCGGTGAATCCGCGGCCGCCCGGCGCGGGTCCGGCGATCGGGCCGTCGTCACCGAGGCCGCGAGCGATGACTCCGGCCGTCGCGGTCCGCTGCTGGCGCTGGCTCCGGTGGTCCAGCCACTGATGGGGATGCCGAGTCCGGCGGCCCGCATCGTCAACCGGGTACCCGGCCTGAATTGGTGA
- a CDS encoding heme oxygenase (biliverdin-producing), with protein MPDTAPVEDSVPFSAQIRSATAEQHAKAENSSFMSDMLGGALEVRAFYRYTAQLWHIYQALEQQWDTLAADPVAGPFIRPELARLAHLEDDLAHLGGPDWRDDLTALPATAAYAERIAECARDWPAGYVAHHYTRYLGDLSGGQVIRGTAAKLWQLPKRGDGVRFYVFDQIANPAAFKRQYRTLLDELAVDDLEKQRVVGECRRAFDLNTAVFADLASEFPVRREG; from the coding sequence ATGCCGGACACCGCCCCTGTCGAGGACTCCGTGCCGTTCTCCGCGCAGATCCGTTCCGCCACCGCCGAGCAGCACGCGAAGGCCGAGAACTCCAGCTTCATGAGCGATATGCTCGGCGGCGCCCTGGAGGTGCGGGCGTTCTACCGCTACACCGCGCAGTTGTGGCACATCTACCAGGCGCTCGAACAGCAGTGGGACACTCTCGCCGCCGATCCGGTGGCCGGTCCGTTCATCCGGCCGGAACTGGCCCGGCTGGCACATCTGGAGGACGATCTCGCCCATCTCGGCGGGCCCGATTGGCGCGACGATCTCACCGCGCTTCCGGCCACCGCGGCCTACGCCGAGCGCATCGCCGAATGCGCCCGGGACTGGCCCGCGGGCTACGTGGCCCACCACTACACCCGCTACCTCGGCGATCTGTCCGGCGGACAGGTCATCCGCGGCACGGCGGCCAAGTTGTGGCAGCTGCCCAAGCGCGGCGACGGCGTGCGGTTCTACGTCTTCGATCAGATCGCCAACCCCGCGGCGTTCAAACGGCAGTACCGCACACTGCTCGACGAGCTGGCCGTCGACGATCTCGAGAAGCAGCGCGTCGTCGGCGAATGCCGCCGGGCCTTCGATCTCAACACCGCCGTATTCGCCGATCTCGCAAGCGAATTCCCGGTTCGACGCGAAGGCTGA
- a CDS encoding DUF6879 family protein produces the protein MNEISDDEFERLLTEFEHSSDHLETRDAYGTAVELPHMAQWAAGEPDDLEWLQGWCSTLGEHIAAGRSVRRARIVSEPLSDYQRWSHSIADPMVAAGEDIRWVPRRLVSSIGIPGNDFYLFDDRAVVFLHYAGNGLGTAKTISSDLHDIALCRNAFESVWALAIPHREYQPV, from the coding sequence GTGAACGAAATCAGCGACGACGAGTTCGAGCGGTTGCTCACCGAATTCGAGCACAGCTCCGACCACCTCGAAACCCGCGACGCCTACGGCACCGCGGTCGAGTTACCGCACATGGCGCAGTGGGCCGCCGGTGAGCCGGACGACCTGGAATGGCTGCAGGGGTGGTGCTCGACGCTAGGTGAACATATCGCGGCGGGCCGCAGCGTTCGCCGGGCCCGCATAGTCTCGGAACCGCTGAGCGACTATCAACGCTGGTCGCACAGCATCGCCGATCCGATGGTGGCGGCGGGCGAGGATATCCGCTGGGTACCTCGGCGGCTGGTGTCCTCGATAGGCATTCCGGGCAACGATTTCTACCTGTTCGACGACCGTGCCGTCGTGTTTCTGCACTACGCCGGTAACGGCCTCGGCACCGCGAAAACCATATCGAGCGATCTGCATGATATCGCGTTGTGTCGCAACGCATTCGAGTCGGTTTGGGCACTGGCGATTCCGCATCGTGAGTATCAGCCCGTCTAG
- a CDS encoding helix-turn-helix domain-containing protein, whose translation MISRCVATHSSRFGHWRFRIVSISPSSSAQEARRALGGRLREIRKDAGLTIRALGELTGQHYTRVSKVENGVQLPTDADIRAWCRTCDADDQAPDLVATMRAVDSAYLEFRRQSRAGMKRVLGAHTQKRYEQTRVFRIYEHNVIPGLFQTAEYSAAMLRFWIRFLGTPNDVDDAVAVRMQRQRILQRGGKRFVVVLEEQALRTWFGTAETQAGQLGRLLELMALPNISVGIVPLMAERDAVASAGFWIFDDELVALETPTASIQVTQPAEVGMYARIFEVLKSAAVYGRDARALIVEVLSELG comes from the coding sequence ATGATATCGCGTTGTGTCGCAACGCATTCGAGTCGGTTTGGGCACTGGCGATTCCGCATCGTGAGTATCAGCCCGTCTAGCTCGGCGCAGGAAGCTCGCCGCGCGCTCGGTGGTCGCCTCCGCGAGATCCGCAAGGACGCAGGATTGACCATTCGCGCGCTCGGCGAGCTGACCGGCCAGCACTACACACGGGTATCGAAGGTCGAAAACGGCGTGCAGCTGCCGACTGACGCCGATATCCGTGCCTGGTGCCGAACCTGCGACGCCGATGACCAGGCGCCCGATCTTGTCGCGACCATGCGAGCGGTCGACTCCGCGTACCTCGAGTTCCGGCGCCAATCACGCGCCGGTATGAAGCGCGTCCTCGGCGCGCATACCCAGAAGCGCTACGAGCAGACTCGGGTATTCCGCATCTACGAGCACAACGTGATTCCCGGTCTCTTCCAGACCGCCGAGTATTCCGCGGCCATGCTGCGATTCTGGATCCGGTTCCTCGGCACGCCCAATGATGTGGACGATGCGGTCGCGGTCCGGATGCAGCGGCAACGAATCCTGCAGCGGGGCGGTAAGCGGTTTGTTGTCGTGCTCGAGGAACAAGCTCTGCGAACCTGGTTCGGTACTGCCGAGACTCAGGCAGGCCAACTCGGCCGCCTCCTCGAGCTGATGGCCCTGCCGAACATCTCGGTGGGAATCGTGCCGCTCATGGCCGAACGGGACGCGGTCGCCTCTGCCGGGTTCTGGATATTCGATGACGAGCTCGTCGCGCTCGAAACACCAACCGCGAGTATCCAGGTCACCCAACCGGCCGAAGTCGGCATGTACGCGCGCATATTCGAGGTGCTCAAGAGTGCTGCGGTCTACGGCCGCGACGCGCGTGCGCTGATCGTCGAAGTGCTCAGCGAACTCGGCTGA
- the asnB gene encoding asparagine synthase (glutamine-hydrolyzing), whose protein sequence is MCGIAGWVAFSEDLTRRQADIDAMTETMACRGPDGRGTFVREHAALGHRRLAIIDLPGGTQPMSVSTPAGDVGLIYSGETYNFGELREQLRGLGHRFETDSDTEVVLHGYLQWGESVVDHLNGMYAFAIWDDREQKLVMIRDRMGIKPFYYYPTPDGVLFGSEPKAILANPLAARAVDLDGVRELFAMTKAPGWSLWKGMHEVLPGTLVTVDRNGIRTRTYWRLNAVEHTDGRDETVSHVRDLLTDIVDRQLISDVPRCVLLSGGLDSSAITGLAAARLARNGEQLRTFSVDFADQEQNFVPDEMRDTPDSPFVREVAALVRSAHEDVVLNPADLSDPAVRRAVITARDIPAGLGDMDASLYLLFAAIRKQSTVALSGESADEVFGGYRWFHDEVALKADTFPWLAFNSAMTGESRWEILNPGLRERLALPEFVADQYATAVAEVEHLDGESEVEHRMRTVCHLHLTRFVRMLLDRKDRASMAVGLEVRVPFCDHRLVEYVYNTPWSLKTFDGREKSLLRHAAKHVLPDSVVQRVKSPYPSTQDPGYAAVLQQQAKEIAAAGDSPVFELIDRQWLERAVALDASQLDTHLRMGLDRIIDLHTWLELYSPELQLG, encoded by the coding sequence ATGTGCGGAATCGCGGGCTGGGTGGCGTTCTCGGAGGATCTCACGCGGCGGCAGGCGGATATCGATGCGATGACCGAGACGATGGCCTGTCGGGGGCCGGACGGGCGGGGCACCTTCGTGCGCGAACATGCCGCGCTGGGGCATCGGCGGCTGGCCATCATCGACCTGCCCGGCGGCACCCAGCCGATGAGCGTGTCCACGCCCGCGGGTGATGTCGGGCTGATCTACTCGGGGGAGACCTACAACTTCGGTGAACTGCGCGAACAACTGCGCGGACTCGGGCACCGGTTCGAGACCGACAGCGACACCGAGGTGGTCCTGCACGGGTATCTGCAGTGGGGTGAATCGGTCGTCGACCACCTCAACGGGATGTACGCCTTCGCCATCTGGGACGACCGCGAGCAGAAACTCGTGATGATCCGCGACCGGATGGGTATCAAGCCGTTCTACTACTACCCGACCCCCGACGGTGTGCTGTTCGGCTCCGAGCCCAAGGCCATCCTGGCCAATCCGCTCGCGGCCCGCGCGGTGGACCTGGACGGTGTGCGGGAGCTGTTCGCGATGACGAAGGCGCCGGGCTGGTCGCTGTGGAAGGGTATGCACGAAGTACTGCCCGGCACGCTGGTCACGGTGGACCGCAACGGAATTCGCACGCGCACCTACTGGCGGCTGAACGCGGTCGAGCACACCGACGGCCGCGACGAGACGGTATCGCATGTGCGCGATCTGCTGACCGACATCGTCGACCGGCAGCTCATCTCCGATGTGCCGCGCTGTGTGCTGCTGTCCGGCGGCCTGGACTCCAGCGCCATCACCGGTCTGGCCGCCGCGCGGCTGGCCCGCAACGGGGAGCAACTGCGCACCTTCTCGGTCGATTTCGCCGATCAGGAACAGAATTTCGTACCCGACGAAATGCGCGACACCCCGGACTCGCCGTTCGTGCGTGAAGTGGCGGCGCTGGTGCGCTCGGCACACGAGGACGTGGTGCTGAATCCGGCGGATCTGTCCGATCCGGCGGTGCGCCGCGCGGTGATCACCGCCCGCGACATCCCCGCCGGGCTCGGCGACATGGACGCCTCGCTGTATCTGCTTTTCGCCGCGATCCGCAAGCAGTCCACGGTGGCGCTGTCGGGAGAGTCGGCCGACGAGGTGTTCGGCGGGTACCGGTGGTTCCACGACGAGGTCGCGCTGAAGGCCGACACCTTCCCGTGGCTGGCGTTCAACAGCGCGATGACGGGGGAGTCGCGGTGGGAGATCCTGAACCCGGGCCTGCGCGAGCGGCTGGCCCTGCCGGAATTCGTCGCCGACCAGTACGCCACCGCGGTCGCCGAGGTCGAGCACCTGGACGGCGAATCCGAGGTCGAGCACCGGATGCGCACGGTCTGCCATCTGCACCTGACGCGCTTCGTGCGCATGCTGCTCGACCGCAAGGATCGCGCGTCGATGGCGGTCGGGCTCGAGGTCCGGGTTCCGTTCTGCGATCACCGGCTCGTGGAGTACGTCTACAACACGCCGTGGTCGCTGAAGACCTTCGACGGCCGGGAGAAGAGTCTGCTGCGCCACGCGGCGAAACACGTACTGCCGGACTCGGTCGTGCAGCGCGTCAAGAGCCCGTACCCGTCGACCCAGGATCCCGGCTACGCGGCGGTGCTGCAGCAGCAGGCGAAGGAGATCGCCGCCGCCGGGGACTCGCCGGTCTTCGAACTGATCGACCGGCAGTGGCTGGAGCGCGCCGTGGCACTGGACGCCTCCCAGCTCGACACCCACCTGCGGATGGGACTGGATCGGATCATCGATCTGCACACCTGGCTGGAGCTGTATTCACCGGAACTGCAGCTGGGCTGA
- a CDS encoding cytochrome P450 produces the protein MSAPSLPSISHEFDFTDPGLLADRLPVAEWAELRRSAPVWWVDQPNGVSGFDDGGYWVVSRLDDIKEISKNSEVFSTHENTAVIRFNGEITREEIDIQRAMLVNTDPPEHDKLRRIISRGFTPRAVESLRVALRERAERIVREAKKTGGGDFVQQVACELPLQAIAELLGVPQSDRGQLFEWSNQMMGYDDPEFADSYKMANAQVMGYAWNLAEEKRKCPADDIVSQLLNADIDGEALGSEEFAWFVILLAVAGNETTRNATTHGMKAFVDNPEQWELYRAERPRTAPDEIVRWATPVIAFQRTALSDTEIGGQAIKKGQRVGLFYSSANFDEERFDKPFEFDVMRNPNPHVGFGGTGTHYCVGANLARLQLDLIFNAIADVMPNLREISAPVRLRSGWLNGIKSWQVAYE, from the coding sequence GTGTCCGCGCCGTCTCTGCCGTCCATCAGTCACGAATTCGACTTCACCGATCCCGGCCTGCTGGCCGACCGTCTGCCCGTGGCCGAATGGGCCGAGCTGCGTCGCAGCGCCCCCGTGTGGTGGGTCGACCAGCCCAACGGAGTCAGCGGTTTCGACGACGGCGGCTACTGGGTCGTCAGCCGCCTCGACGACATCAAGGAGATCTCGAAGAACTCGGAGGTCTTCTCCACCCACGAGAACACCGCGGTCATCCGTTTCAACGGCGAGATCACCCGCGAGGAGATCGACATCCAGCGCGCCATGCTGGTCAACACCGACCCGCCGGAGCACGACAAGCTGCGCCGCATCATCTCCCGCGGTTTCACCCCACGCGCGGTGGAGAGCCTGCGCGTCGCGCTGCGGGAGCGGGCCGAGCGCATCGTGCGCGAGGCCAAGAAGACCGGCGGCGGCGATTTCGTCCAGCAGGTGGCCTGTGAGCTGCCGCTGCAGGCGATCGCGGAACTGCTCGGTGTGCCGCAGTCCGATCGCGGCCAGCTGTTCGAGTGGTCGAATCAGATGATGGGCTACGACGATCCCGAATTCGCCGACAGCTACAAGATGGCCAACGCCCAGGTGATGGGCTACGCGTGGAACCTCGCCGAGGAGAAGCGCAAGTGCCCGGCCGACGATATCGTCTCGCAGCTGCTCAACGCCGACATCGACGGTGAGGCACTGGGTTCGGAGGAATTCGCCTGGTTCGTGATCCTGCTCGCGGTGGCCGGTAACGAGACCACCCGCAACGCCACCACGCACGGTATGAAGGCGTTCGTCGACAACCCGGAGCAGTGGGAGCTGTACCGGGCCGAGCGTCCGCGCACGGCGCCGGACGAGATCGTGCGCTGGGCCACCCCGGTCATCGCCTTCCAGCGAACCGCGCTGTCCGACACCGAGATCGGTGGTCAGGCCATCAAGAAGGGCCAGCGGGTGGGTCTGTTCTACTCGTCGGCCAATTTCGACGAGGAACGCTTCGACAAGCCGTTCGAATTCGACGTGATGCGCAACCCGAACCCGCACGTCGGCTTCGGCGGCACCGGCACCCACTACTGCGTCGGCGCCAATCTGGCTCGCCTGCAACTGGATCTGATCTTCAACGCGATCGCCGACGTGATGCCGAACCTGCGCGAGATCTCCGCGCCGGTCCGGCTACGCTCGGGCTGGTTGAACGGAATCAAGAGCTGGCAGGTCGCCTACGAGTGA
- a CDS encoding TetR/AcrR family transcriptional regulator translates to MTAARRGRMPAVTDTDIRRVARTLLVEQGPEAVTLRAIARELGITAPALYRYYASRDDLVGALRIDICADLARELAVQVAALPEDGVVQLFAICKGFRQWALAHAHEFTLVFASPAGDSTSAMRQFDEPFGRIFLEAAGRLLTTYDIVTPPTDEIPHALREDLIGFQTELLAVLSESGQKFPAEKLDLGVTYLMIQFWARLYGHVTLEVFGNYPIPVRNPDALFDATLADLARSIGFAA, encoded by the coding sequence ATGACTGCCGCACGACGGGGCCGGATGCCCGCGGTGACCGATACCGATATCCGGCGGGTGGCCCGCACGCTGCTGGTCGAGCAGGGCCCGGAGGCGGTGACCCTGCGCGCGATCGCGCGCGAACTCGGCATCACAGCACCGGCGCTGTACCGGTACTACGCCTCGCGCGACGATCTGGTGGGCGCGCTGCGCATCGACATCTGCGCGGATCTGGCCCGGGAACTCGCCGTGCAGGTGGCGGCGCTGCCCGAGGACGGCGTGGTGCAACTGTTCGCCATCTGCAAGGGATTCCGGCAGTGGGCACTGGCCCACGCGCACGAGTTCACCCTGGTGTTCGCCTCGCCCGCCGGTGATTCCACCAGTGCCATGCGGCAATTCGACGAACCGTTCGGCCGCATCTTCCTGGAGGCGGCCGGGCGGTTGCTGACCACCTACGACATCGTCACCCCGCCCACCGACGAGATCCCGCACGCACTGCGCGAGGACCTCATCGGATTCCAGACCGAACTGCTGGCCGTGCTGTCGGAGTCCGGGCAGAAGTTCCCCGCCGAGAAACTGGATCTGGGCGTCACCTATCTGATGATCCAGTTCTGGGCGCGGCTGTACGGCCACGTGACCCTCGAGGTGTTCGGCAACTACCCGATTCCGGTGCGCAATCCCGACGCGCTGTTCGACGCCACGCTCGCGGATCTGGCCCGTTCCATCGGGTTCGCGGCCTGA